The Apium graveolens cultivar Ventura chromosome 6, ASM990537v1, whole genome shotgun sequence genome contains a region encoding:
- the LOC141665368 gene encoding uncharacterized protein LOC141665368 produces the protein MMPNKKTAGRQKIEMKKIEKKSSRQVTFSKRRGGLFRKAAELCVLTGAEVAIIAQSPGNHVYAFGHRDVDSLIQRYLENNVSLSENPSCMHGEVYNKYLKIANELEVEKNKLKNVVEENINGCWWEDSFEDLEMDQLQNFINKLEELKNNVVNRANELRNSATSSSLINTDGSDHELMRNSVMSSSLINTDGSDHELMRNSVMSSSLINTNGSNELRTSVMSSLLINMNGSDELSNSGVSSSLINTNGADELRNLVTSSPFDTTTNLSNAEGLLDDQVNQLPDVDQFLPNNVGVTNENLLTLLDFNYNSGVLNNNSLGNRELALTNQDYVNHVQVSSDFSTPGVPNDNNFGQGQS, from the coding sequence ATGATGCCTAATAAGAAAACGGCCGGTAGACAAAAAATTGAGATGAAGAAAATTGAGAAGAAGAGTAGCCGACAAGTCACTTTCTCGAAACGTAGAGGCGGATTGTTCAGGAAAGCTGCTGAATTGTGTGTTTTGACGGGTGCTGAGGTTGCTATTATTGCTCAATCTCCGGGGAATCATGTTTATGCTTTTGGTCATCGCGATGTTGATTCTCTTATCCAAAGGTATCTCGAAAATAATGTTTCCTTGAGTGAAAACCCTAGTTGCATGCATGGAGAAGTGTATAACAAGTATTTGAAGATTGCCAATGAGTTGGAAGTTGAGAAGAATAAATTGAAGAATGTGGTGGAAGAAAATATTAATGGATGTTGGTGGGAAGATTCTTTTGAGGATTTGGAGATGGATCAACTCCAGAATTTCATTAATAAATTGGAGGAACTGAAGAATAACGTGGTCAATAGAGCTAATGAGTTGAGGAATTCGGCTACGAGTTCTTCGTTGATCAACACGGATGGATCTGATCATGAGTTGATGAGGAATTCGGTTATGAGTTCTTCGTTGATCAACACGGATGGATCTGATCATGAGTTGATGAGGAATTCGGTTATGAGTTCTTCGTTGATCAACACGAATGGGTCTAATGAGTTGAGGACTTCGGTTATGAGTTCTTTGTTGATCAACATGAATGGATCTGATGAGTTGAGCAATTCGGGTGTGAGTTCTTCATTGATCAACACGAATGGAGCTGATGAGTTGAGGAATTTGGTTACGAGTTCTCCTTTTGACACGACTACGAATTTGAGTAATGCGGAGGGATTACTTGATGATCAAGTAAACCAGCTGCCTGATGTAGATCAGTTTCTTCCAAATAATGTTGGGGTTACTAATGAAAATTTGTTGACGCTACTGGATTTTAACTATAATTCGGGCGTGTTGAATAATAACAGCTTAGGGAATCGTGAATTGGCTCTTACAAATCAGGATTATGTTAATCATGTTCAGGTTTCAAGTGATTTTTCTACTCCTGGGGTTCCTAATGACAACAATTTCGGACAGGGTCAGAGTTGA